In Harmonia axyridis chromosome X, icHarAxyr1.1, whole genome shotgun sequence, a single window of DNA contains:
- the LOC123686230 gene encoding histone H2B-like yields MPPKTSGKAAKKAGKAQKNISKSDKKKKRKRKESYAIYIYKVLKQVHPDTGISSKAMSIMNSFVNDIFERIAAEASRLAHYNKRSTITSREIQTAVRLLLPGELAKHAVSEGTKAVTKYTSSK; encoded by the coding sequence ATGCCTCCTAAAACTAGCGGAAAAGCTGCCAAGAAAGCTGGCAAGgcccaaaaaaacatttctaaaagcgacaagaagaagaaacgcaAGAGGAAGGAAAGTTACGCTATCTACATTTATAAAGTATTGAAACAAGTCCATCCGGATACGGGTATTTCAAGCAAGGCTATGAGCATCATGAACAGTTTCgttaatgatattttcgaaCGCATCGCCGCCGAGGCGAGTAGACTTGCTCACTACAACAAACGTTCGACAATAACCAGCAGGGAAATTCAAACAGCAGTGCGCCTTCTCTTGCCCGGTGAGTTGGCAAAACACGCCGTCAGCGAAGGAACTAAAGCAGTAACAAAATACACCAGTTCCAAATAA
- the LOC123686245 gene encoding histone H2A-like, which produces MERTTLIGRNREYIYMYTRTFSRNYQSPTIILLSHIRVLYYYIIMSGRGKGGKVKGKAKSRSNRAGLQFPVGRIHRLLRKGNYAERVGAGAPVYLAAVMEYLAAEVLELAGNAARDNKKTRIIPRHLQLAIRNDEELNKLLSGVTIAQGGVLPNIQAVLLPKKTEKKS; this is translated from the coding sequence ATGGAACGTACTACGCTGATTGGTCGAAACCGcgagtatatatatatgtatacgaGGACATTTTCGAGGAATTATCAAAGCCCAACAATCATTTTACTCTCCCATATTCgcgtattatattattatattataatgtctGGTCGCGGTAAAGGTGGAAAAGTTAAGGGTAAGGCAAAGTCTCGTTCCAACCGAGCTGGATTACAATTTCCAGTTGGTCGTATTCATCGTTTATTACGCAAAGGAAATTATGCTGAACGAGTTGGAGCTGGAGCACCCGTCTATCTAGCCGCTGTTATGGAATATCTAGCCGCCGAAGTTTTGGAATTGGCCGGTAACGCAGCACGTGACAACAAGAAAACCAGAATTATTCCCAGACATCTTCAGCTGGCAATCAGAAACGACGAAGAGTTGAACAAATTGCTATCGGGAGTAACTATCGCTCAAGGTGGTGTTTTACCGAATATCCAAGCCGTCCTCTTGCCAAAGAAGACAGAAAAGAAATCATAA
- the LOC123686234 gene encoding histone H4: MTGRGKGGKGLGKGGAKRHRKVLRDNIQGITKPAIRRLARRGGVKRISGLIYEETRGVLKVFLENVIRDAVTYTEHAKRKTVTAMDVVYALKRQGRTLYGFGG; encoded by the coding sequence ATGACTGGCAGAGGCAAAGGTGGTAAGGGTTTGGGAAAAGGTGGCGCTAAGCGTCACAGGAAAGTTCTACGAGACAATATCCAAGGAATCACGAAGCCCGCTATCAGAAGATTGGCCCGCCGCGGTGGGGTGAAACGTATCTCTGGTTTGATTTACGAAGAAACTAGAGGTGTACTTAAGGTATTCCTAGAAAACGTTATTAGAGACGCTGTAACTTACACCGAACACGCAAAAAGGAAGACTGTAACAGCAATGGACGTCGTATATGCTTTGAAACGCCAAGGTCGTACGTTGTACGGTTTCGGAGGTTAA
- the LOC123686220 gene encoding histone H3, with protein MARTKQTARKSTGGKAPRKQLATKAARKSAPATGGVKKPHRYRPGTVALREIRRYQKSTELLIRKLPFQRLVREIAQDFKTDLRFQSSAVMALQEASEAYLVGLFEDTNLCAIHAKRVTIMPKDIQLARRIRGERA; from the coding sequence ATGGCCCGTACGAAGCAAACCGCAAGAAAATCCACTGGCGGAAAGGCACCGCGTAAGCAACTTGCCACAAAAGCGGCACGTAAAAGTGCACCCGCTACTGGTGGCGTAAAAAAACCTCATCGTTACCGTCCAGGTACCGTAGCTCTTCGTGAGATCCGTCGTTATCAGAAAAGTACCGAGCTGTTGATTCGCAAACTTCCTTTCCAAAGGTTAGTGCGCGAAATTGCCCAAGACTTCAAGACCGATCTCCGTTTCCAGAGCTCCGCCGTGATGGCCCTTCAAGAAGCTAGCGAAGCTTATCTGGTCGGTCTATTCGAAGATACAAATTTATGTGCCATTCACGCCAAGAGAGTAACCATTATGCCGAAGGACATTCAACTTGCTCGACGTATCCGTGGCGAACGTGCTTAA